A single Lacerta agilis isolate rLacAgi1 chromosome 10, rLacAgi1.pri, whole genome shotgun sequence DNA region contains:
- the LOC117054229 gene encoding nuclear cap-binding protein subunit 2 produces the protein MSGMLSTTLSGLNSDSYCEFSMYRDQHFQGSRYLQEKSLKNSCTIYVGNLSFYTTEEQIHELFSKCGDVKRIVMGLDKVKKTPCGFCFVEYYTRPEAEHSMRFINGTRLDDRIIRTDWDAGFKEGRQYGRGKTGGQVRDEYRTDYDVGRGGFGKIIQQQKMNQQSVIY, from the coding sequence ATGTCGGGCATGCTGAGCACAACGCTGAGTGGCCTCAACAGCGACTCGTACTGCGAGTTCAGCATGTATCGGGACCAGCACTTCCAAGGAAGTCGTTACCTGCAAGAAAAATCCCTGAAAAACTCCTGCACAATTTATGTGGGCAATCTCTCTTTCTACACCACAGAGGAACAAATTCATGAGCTCTTCTCCAAGTGTGGGGATGTCAAGCGCATAGTCATGGGGCTAGACAAAGTGAAGAAAACCCCCTGTGGCTTCTGCTTTGTGGAATACTACACAAGACCAGAAGCAGAGCATTCTATGCGGTTCATCAATGGAACCCGTCTGGACGACCGCATCATCCGAACAGACTGGGATGCTGGGTTTAAGGAAGGGCGGCAGTATGGCCGTGGGAAAACAGGTGGCCAGGTACGAGATGAGTACCGAACAGACTACGATGTGGGCAGAGGTGGCTTTGGCAAGATtattcagcagcagaagatgaATCAGCAGTCAGTGATCTACTAA
- the CAND1 gene encoding cullin-associated NEDD8-dissociated protein 1 — protein MASASYHISNLLEKMTSSDKDFRFMATNDLMTELQKDSIKLDDDSERKVVKMILKLLEDKNGEVQNLAVKCLGPLVSKVKEYQVETIVDTLCTNMLSDKEQLRDISSIGLKTVIGELPPASSGSALAANVCKKITGRLTSAIAKQEDVSVQLEALDIMADMLSRQGGLLVNFHPSILTCLLPQLTSPRLAVRKRTIIALGHLVMSCGNIVFVDLIEHLLTELSKNDSMSTTRTYIQCIAAISRQAGHRIGEYLEKIIPLVVKFCNVDDDELREYCIQAFESFVRRCPKEVYPHVTTIINICLKYLTYDPNYNYDDEDEDENAMDADGGDDDDQGSDDEYSDDDDMSWKVRRAAAKCLDAVVSTRHEMLPEFYKTVSPALIARFKEREENVKADVFHAYLSLLKQTRPVQSWLCDPDAMEQGETPLTMLQSQVPNIVKALHKQMKEKSVKTRQCCFNMLTELVNVLPGALTQHIPVLVPGIIFSLNDKSSSSNLKIDALSCLYVILCNHTPQVFHPHVQALVPPVVACVGDPFYKITSEALLVTQQLVKVIRPLDQPSSFDASPYIKDLFTCTIKRLKAADIDQEVKERAISCMGQIICSLGDNLGSDLPSTLQIFLERLKNEITRLTTVKALTLIAGSPLKIDLRPVLGEGVPILASFLRKNQRALKLGTLSALDILIKNYSDSLTAAMIDAVLDELPPLISESDMHVSQMAISFLTTLAKVYPSSLSKISGSILNELIGLVRSPLLQGGALSAMLEFFQALVVTGTSNLGYMDLLRMLTGPVYSQSTALTHKQSYYSIAKCVAALTRACPKEGPAVVGQFIQDVKNSRSTDSIRLLALLSLGEVGHHIDLSGQIELKSVILEAFSSPSEEVKSAASYALGSISVGNLPEYLPFVLQEITSQPKRQYLLLHSLKEIISSATVQGLKPYVESIWSLLLKHCECAEEGTRNVVAECLGKLTLIDPETLLPRLKGYLLSGSSYARSSVVTAVKFTISDHPQPIDPLLKNCIGDFLKTLEDPDLNVRRVALVTFNSAAHNKPSLIRDLLDTVLPHLYNETKVRKELIREVEMGPFKHTVDDGLDIRKAAFECMYTLLDSCLDRLDIFEFLNHVEDGLKDHYDIKMLTFLMLVRLSTLCPSAVLQRLDRLVEPLRATCTTKVKANSVKQEFEKQDELKRSAMRAVAALLTIPEAEKSPLMSEFQSQISSNPELAAIFESIQKDSSSTNLESMDTS, from the exons ATGGCGAGTGCCTCGTACCACATCTCCAACTTGCTGGAGAAAATGACGTCGAGCGACAAGGACTTCAG GTTTATGGCAACAAACGATTTGATGACTGAACTACAGAAAGATTCTATCAAGTTAGATGATGATAGTGAAAGGAAGGTTGTGAAAATGATTCTGAAGTTGCTGGAAGATAAAAATGGTGAAGTACAAAATTTAGCAGTCAAATG CCTTGGGCCCCTGGTGAGTAAAGTGAAAGAATACCAAGTGGAGACAATTGTAGATACTCTCTGTACTAACATGCTTTCTGATAAAGAGCAGCTACGTGATATTTCAAGCATTGGCCTTAAAACAGTCATTGGAGAACTTCCTCCTGCTTCCAGTG GTTCTGCATTAGCAGCTAATGTTTGTAAAAAGATCACTGGGCGTCTTACAAGTGCTATCGCCAAGCAAGAGGATGTGTCTGTTCAGTTAGAGGCCTTAGACATCATGGCTGATATGCTAAGCAG GCAAGGAGGATTGCTCGTTAACTTCCATCCTTCTATTCTGACATGCCTGCTTCCTCAGCTGACTAGTCCAAGGCTTGCTGTGAGAAAAAGAACCATCATTGCTCTTGGTCATCTTGTTATGAGTTGTGGAAACATAGTGTTTGTTGACCTCATTGAGCATCTGTTGACAGAGCTTTCTAAAAATGATTCCATGTCAACAACAAGGACCTATATACAGTGTATTGCTGCCATCAGTAGGCAAGCAGGTCATAGAATAG GTGAATACCTGGAAAAAATTATCCCTTTGGTAGTAAAATTCTGTAATGTAGATGATGATGAGCTTCGAGAATATTGCATTCAAGCATTTGAATCTTTTGTTAGGAG ATGTCCTAAAGAAGTTTATCCTCATGTAACTACCATTATAAACATTTGTCTTAAGTACCTTACATATGATCCCAACTACAattatgatgatgaagatgaagatgagaaTGCTATGGATGCTGATGGtggagatgatgatgatcaaG GGAGCGATGATGAAtacagtgatgatgatgacatgAGCTGGAAAGTTAGACGTGCAGCTGCGAAATGCTTGGACGCTGTTGTCAGTACACGACATGAAATGTTACCAGAATTCTACAAGACAGTGTCTCCTGCTTTAATTGCTAGATTCAAGGAACGAGAGGAAAATGTAAAAGCTGATGTTTTCCATGcatatctctctcttttaaaacaaacacgTCCTGTGCAGAGTTGGCTGTGTGATCCTGATGCCATGGAACAAGGAGAGACTCCTTTAACAATGCTTCAGAGTCAG GTTCCCAACATTGTTAAAGCCTTGCACAAACAGATGAAGGAGAAGAGTGTGAAGACTCGTCAGTGTTGCTTTAACATGCTAACAGAGTTGGTCAATGTTTTGCCTGGCGCTCTCACACAGCATATTCCTGTACTTGTCCCAG GGATAATTTTTTCACTGAATGACAAATCAAGTTCTTCTAATCTGAAGATAGATGCTTTATCATGTTTGTATGTGATCCTCTGCAATCACACACCCCAAGTTTTTCACCCTCATGTTCAAGCATTGGTGCCTCCTGTTGTGGCATGTGTTGGAGACCCATTTTACAAAATAACATCTGAGGCGCTGTTGGTTACCCAGCAGCTTGTGAAAGTCATTCGGCCTCTGGATCAGCCTTCTTCTTTTGATGCAAGCCCTTACATCAAAGATTTGTTTACATGTACAATCAAGAGACTCAAAGCTGCTGATATTGACCAGGAAGTAAAAGAGAGGGCAATCTCCTGTATGGGTCAAATCATTTGCAGTCTCGGCGACAATCTTGGCTCTGACCTTCCTAGTACACTTCAGATCTTCTTAGAGAGACTAAAAAACGAGATCACTCGGCTAACCACTGTGAAGGCTTTGACTCTGATAGCTGGTTCTCCGCTGAAGATAGATCTGAGGCCAGTTCTAGGAGAAGGTGTTCCTATTCTTGCTTCTTTCCTCCGAAAGAACCAGAGAGCTCTGAAACTAGGAACTCTTTCCGCTTTAGATATATTAATCAAAAACTACAGTGACAGTTTGACAGCTGCTATGATTGATGCTGTCCTGGATGAGCTTCCACCTCTCATCAGTGAGAGTGATATGCATGTGTCACAAATGGCCATTAGTTTTCTGACCACCCTTGCTAAAGTTTATCCTTCTTCTCTCTCGAAAATCAGTGGCTCCATACTGAATGAACTTATTGGGCTGGTGAGGTCACCATTATTGCAGGGTGGAGCACTTAGTGCCATGCTAGAATTTTTCCAAGCTCTGGTTGTGACTGGAACAAGTAACTTAGGATATATGGATTTATTGCGTATGTTAACGGGCCCAGTGTACTCTCAGAGTACAGCACTTACTCACAAGCAGTCTTATTATTCCATTGCCAAATGTGTAGCTGCCCTTACACGAGCATGCCCTAAAGAGGGACCAGCAGTAGTAGGTCAGTTTATTCAAGATGTTAAGAACTCAAGGTCAACAGATTCCATCCGTctccttgctttgctttctcttgggGAAGTTGGACACCACATTGACTTAAGTGGACAAATAGAGCTAAAATCTGTAATACTAGAAGCATTCTCCTCTCCAAGTGAAGAAGTGAAATCGGCAGCTTCTTACGCATTGGGCAGCATCAGTGTTGGCAATCTTCCTGAATACCTTCCATTTGTCTTACAAGAAATTACTAGTCAACCTAAAAGGCAATACCTTCTGCTCCATTCCTTGAAGGAGATAATTAGCTCTGCAACAGTGCAAGGCCTCAAACCATATGTGGAGAGCATCTGGTCTTTGCTCCTGAAACACTGTGAGTGTGCAGAAGAGGGTACCAGAAATGTTGTTGCTGAATGCTTGGGGAAGCTTACTTTAATAGACCCAGAGACTCTGCTACCGCGCCTTAAAGGATATTTGCTTTCAG gaTCATCATATGCTCGAAGTTCAGTGGTCACTGCAGTGAAGTTCACAATCTCTGACCATCCGCAGCCCATAGACCCACTATTAAAGAATTGTATAG GTGACTTTTTGAAAACATTGGAAGATCCAGATCTTAATGTGAGACGAGTAGCTCTGGTAACATTTAATTCAGCAGCACACAATAAACCATCACTAATAAGGGACCTTTTAGATACTGTGCTTCCACATCTTTACAATGAAACAAAAGTGAGAAAGGAACTAATAAGAGAG GTTGAAATGGGACCATTTAAGCATACAGTTGATGATGGTCTTGATATTAGAAAGGCAGCTTTTGAGTGTATGTACACTCTGCTAGATAGCTGCCTTGATAGGCTAGACATCTTTGAATTCCTAAACCATGTGGAAGATGGTTTGAAGGATCACTATGATATTAAG ATGCTAACATTTTTAATGCTGGTGAGACTGTCTACCCTATGTCCAAGTGCAGTTTTGCAGAGGCTGGATAGACTGGTTGAACCACTACGTGCTACATGTACAACCAAG GTAAAAGCAAATTCTGTGAAGCAGGAATTTGAAAAGCAAGATGAACTGAAGCGATCTGCCATGAGAGCAGTAGCGGCATTATTAACCATTCCAGAAGCAGAAAAGAGTCCACTGATGAGCGAATTTCAGTCACAGATAAGCTCTAATCCTGAGCTTGCAGCCATTTTTGAAAGCATCCAGAAAGATTCGTCGTCCACTAATTTGGAATCAATGGACACTAGTTAG